From Microcoleus sp. bin38.metabat.b11b12b14.051:
AAAGAGGCGATCGCCTTTCTCTACGGGCTACCTTGCCCTCCAAGACTGGCGGCGCTAGTTGCCAACAGCGAATCGCGCTAGGCATTCACTCGAATATTGCAGGAATCTCTCTGGCTGAAAAGGAAGCTCGAAAACTGGCGCTACTGATAGACTCCAAGGAGTTTACATGGGATTTGTACGCCACTGAGGAGAATTTCCAGGCGATCGCCAATTGGATACAAAAATTTGAAGAGTCGAAGCGCCAGACGGTTTCAGTCACTACATGGAAAACCGATTATGCGCGACCATTTGGAGTGTTGCCTGCTGACCAACCGATCGCCCTTGATACGTTGCTAAGTGCGATCGCTAAAACCAAACCTAACACCCGTCAGCGTCGCCGATTTTGCTTAGCGTTTCGCCAGCTCGCGCAATTCGCGGGGCTGGAGATTGACGTTGACGACTTGATTGGAAACTACTCGCCAGCTCGCGTTCTACCCAGGGATCTGCCGACGGATGATGTGATAGCCGATTGCTTCGATAAGATTGAAAATCCTCAGTGGCAATGGATTTATGGCGTGATAGCAGCTTACGGGCTTCGCGACCATGAAGCCTTTTATCTTGATATGTCGAAGTTTCCGATCGCCCAAGTGCTCGAAGGCAAAACCGGGTATCGCCAATGCTGGCCATTGTGGCCGGAGTGGGCCGAAAAATGGCAGCTTGCAGATATT
This genomic window contains:
- a CDS encoding site-specific recombinase, which translates into the protein MENQASQARLNQANGRLRAAKIGVRIEERGDRLSLRATLPSKTGGASCQQRIALGIHSNIAGISLAEKEARKLALLIDSKEFTWDLYATEENFQAIANWIQKFEESKRQTVSVTTWKTDYARPFGVLPADQPIALDTLLSAIAKTKPNTRQRRRFCLAFRQLAQFAGLEIDVDDLIGNYSPARVLPRDLPTDDVIADCFDKIENPQWQWIYGVIAAYGLRDHEAFYLDMSKFPIAQVLEGKTGYRQCWPLWPEWAEKWQLADIKQPNVTGVEHADFGARVCKFFARSPATFHAYDLRHAWAIRAVRLGLDASLAAKQMGHSLAVHSKTYHLALNEREQQRAYDHLLTRGSEKV